The Arachis ipaensis cultivar K30076 chromosome B07, Araip1.1, whole genome shotgun sequence genome includes a window with the following:
- the LOC107606355 gene encoding heptahelical transmembrane protein 4-like, translating into MIGGAYEGLVSSPKMIYGEVIEPSKEKKGVLALWRRLKYQLVEYNSLPTYLRDNEYILGYYRSEWPLKQIFLSIFAIHNETLNVWTHLIGFFLFLFLTIYTAMKAPMVDLNSINLHEMMGKSDLNKIRLELLDCLPKLPNMPDLLKLKHELSASLYPLDFLGSGWNAMQVLSNCLPEQYSFNAMKGDMVSMEPITRWPFYAFLGGAMFCLLASSTCHLLSCHSQRLSYIMLRIDYAGIAALIATSFYPTVYYSFMCNPFFCYLYLGFITVMGIATIIFSLLPFFQKSEFRKYRATLFFLMGFSGIAPIMHKVIIHKHQPEALQTTSYEILMGVLYGLGALVYATRIPERWMPGKFDIAGHSHQIFHVLVVAGAYTHYLDGLVYLRWRDSQGC; encoded by the exons ATGATAGGTGGTGCATATGAAGGGTTGGTTTCTTCCCCTAAAATGATTTATGGAGAAGTAATTGAACCTTCAAAGGAAAAGAAGGGAGTGTTGGCACTATGGAGAAGATTAAAATATCAGCTTGTAGAATACAATTCACTGCCAACTTACTTAAGGGACAATGAATACATCTTGGGTTATTATAGATCAGAGTGGCCATTGAAACAGATTTTCCTTAGCATTTTCGCTATTCATAATGAGACACTTAACGTTTGGAC GCATTTGATTGGATTCTTCCTTTTCCTGTTTCTAACCATTTACACTGCCATGAAAGCTCCAATGGTTGATTTAAATTCCATAAACTTGCATGAGATGATGGGAAAATCTGATTTGAACAAGATTCGTCTAGAGCTCTTGGATTGCTTGCCAAAATTGCCTAATATGCCTGATCTCCTTAAACTCAAACATGAATTGAGTGCATCTCTCTATCCATTGGACTTTTTAGGATCAGGTTGGAATGCCATGCAAGTTCTCTCCAATTGTTTGCCTGAGCAGTATTCCTTT AATGCAATGAAAGGCGACATGGTATCGATGGAACCGATAACAAGGTGGCCATTCTATGCATTCTTAGGAGGGGCAATGTTCTGCTTGCTAGCAAGCAGCACATGCCACCTTCTTTCTTGCCACTCACAGCGCCTTTCCTACATCATGCTGAGGATCGACTATGCCGGCATTGCAGCACTTATTGCAACCTCATTCTACCCTACAGTCTACTACTCATTCATGTGCAACCCATTCTTCTGCTACCTGTACTTGGGATTCATAACAGTAATGGGCATAGCCACCATTATTTTCTCTCTTCTCCCATTCTTCCAGAAATCGGAGTTCAGGAAGTACCGTGCCACCCTCTTCTTCTTGATGGGGTTTTCAGGGATAGCACCAATAATGCACAAGGTGATAATCCACAAGCATCAACCAGAGGCATTGCAAACGACAAGCTATGAGATATTAATGGGAGTTCTTTATGGTTTGGGAGCTCTAGTATACGCAACAAGAATACCAGAAAGGTGGATGCCAGGGAAGTTTGACATTGCTGGCCACAGTCACCAAATATTCCATGTATTGGTTGTGGCAGGAGCTTACACACACTATCTTGATGGCTTAGTTTACCTCAGATGGAGAGATTCCCAAGGTTGTTAG